In the genome of Photobacterium sp. TY1-4, one region contains:
- a CDS encoding methyl-accepting chemotaxis protein, with amino-acid sequence MKFNQLTIKKKLIMAMIFAVLASTALVGILSQQQARQVVEDRLLTSELPATLMQIRNHIDKEVSALQSAAQQLATNRMTNALFATEVTPQQEALLVGQLNDIKSQYQLLDASIADRQSGRYWNQNGFLRQLTQQQDSWFYNFTASGNAHMLNVFREANGEVKLFINYQQLNGRGLAGLSRSMDEMVDFINQFRLEQSGYVYLTDAAGMIQLHKDQQKMGQRDLRQEYSPTVAQQLLRKNDFNLAQARLAGQDRLLATIYIPSMDWYVVAELPKEEAFAGLNQARNQIMLLTLAVAAVFALLAIWLGTNITRPIEQLANVFKDLGEGEGDLRRRIEIEGKDEIAQLSSGFNSFISKIHHSVREVAETGIALRHASESVASQAQQTLDNSHSQRDRTIQVVTAINQMGATVSEIAGNAAQAAEAAHNADAETQSGQQVVAQARDNINQLARDVAQVSDVIGSLANNTQAIGSILDVIRGISEQTNLLALNAAIEAARAGEQGRGFAVVADEVRNLASRTAASTDEIQQMINRLQEEAGNAVNAMEQSRQLTSDGVSSADEASGALVSIAERITLISDMNTQVATATEEQSTVVNDINCNIEEINDTTQRTADTAAELATASQELQALSQRLDDMVGTFRL; translated from the coding sequence CAACCACATTGACAAAGAAGTGTCAGCATTGCAATCCGCCGCACAGCAACTGGCAACCAACCGGATGACCAACGCCTTGTTCGCAACCGAAGTGACGCCACAGCAGGAAGCGCTGCTGGTCGGCCAGCTCAATGACATCAAGTCCCAATACCAGCTGCTCGACGCCTCGATTGCTGATCGCCAGTCCGGCCGTTACTGGAATCAGAATGGCTTCCTGCGCCAGCTCACCCAACAACAGGACAGCTGGTTCTATAACTTTACCGCCAGCGGTAACGCACACATGCTCAATGTGTTTCGCGAAGCCAACGGCGAGGTCAAACTGTTTATCAACTACCAGCAACTCAATGGCCGCGGTCTGGCCGGCCTCTCCCGCTCAATGGATGAAATGGTCGACTTTATTAACCAGTTCCGGTTGGAGCAAAGTGGCTATGTCTACCTGACCGATGCCGCTGGGATGATCCAGTTGCACAAAGATCAGCAGAAAATGGGACAGCGGGATCTGCGCCAGGAATACAGCCCGACCGTGGCCCAGCAGCTCCTGCGTAAGAACGACTTCAACCTGGCCCAGGCCCGCCTGGCCGGTCAGGACCGTCTGCTGGCCACCATCTATATTCCGTCGATGGACTGGTATGTCGTGGCTGAGCTGCCCAAAGAAGAAGCCTTTGCCGGGCTGAACCAGGCACGGAATCAGATCATGCTGCTGACTTTGGCCGTTGCCGCTGTATTTGCCCTGCTGGCAATCTGGCTCGGCACCAATATCACCCGTCCGATTGAACAACTGGCCAACGTGTTCAAGGATCTGGGCGAAGGCGAAGGCGATCTGCGCCGCCGGATTGAAATCGAAGGCAAAGACGAGATTGCCCAACTCTCTTCGGGCTTTAACAGCTTTATCAGCAAAATCCACCACTCGGTGCGGGAAGTGGCTGAAACCGGTATTGCCCTGCGCCATGCTTCGGAATCAGTCGCCTCGCAGGCCCAGCAGACCCTGGATAACAGCCATAGCCAACGGGATCGTACCATCCAGGTCGTCACCGCCATCAATCAAATGGGCGCCACCGTCAGTGAGATTGCCGGCAATGCTGCCCAGGCCGCTGAAGCCGCCCACAATGCTGATGCCGAGACCCAGAGCGGTCAGCAGGTTGTCGCTCAGGCCCGTGATAACATCAACCAGCTGGCGCGGGATGTCGCTCAGGTGAGCGACGTGATTGGCTCGCTGGCCAACAACACCCAGGCCATCGGCAGTATTCTGGATGTGATCCGCGGGATCTCCGAGCAGACCAACCTGCTGGCGCTCAACGCCGCCATCGAAGCGGCCCGGGCCGGAGAGCAGGGCCGCGGCTTTGCCGTAGTGGCCGATGAAGTGCGCAACCTGGCCAGCCGTACCGCGGCCTCGACCGACGAGATCCAGCAAATGATCAACCGCCTGCAGGAAGAAGCTGGCAACGCGGTGAATGCGATGGAGCAGAGCCGCCAGCTGACCTCGGACGGCGTGTCCTCGGCTGATGAAGCCTCCGGCGCCCTGGTATCGATTGCCGAGCGGATCACTCTGATTTCGGACATGAACACCCAGGTCGCGACCGCAACCGAAGAGCAGTCGACCGTGGTCAACGACATCAACTGCAACATTGAAGAGATCAACGACACCACCCAGCGGACGGCAGACACGGCCGCCGAGCTGGCGACCGCCAGCCAGGAGCTTCAGGCACTGTCGCAGCGCCTTGACGACATGGTCGGGACCTTCAGGCTGTAA